A window from Zingiber officinale cultivar Zhangliang chromosome 7A, Zo_v1.1, whole genome shotgun sequence encodes these proteins:
- the LOC122001734 gene encoding zinc finger protein ZAT10-like, translating to MAIDAVIRVINSEERPSAPPVYQVESWAKKKRSKRPRADSSSQSDEGGDRRMPTEEEYLALCLMMLSRGISGGGSGLLPGPLGGAPRRGPVAEPAAARTQSYECSVCGKAFPSYQALGGHKTSHRKPAAPASGGDDAASATTSGSGAAGSGGRVHECAVCHKSFPSGQALGGHMRCHYEGVINGSAAAAAAKATKEASSSGAATSSGRNLALDLNLLPLPATRAGWINAKKKGEDEEVLSPLAAPFPAAKKPRLPTAPIVGAATKQEEEEEVMSPLALTIKPPIGVGSPLPTALKLVSFI from the coding sequence ATGGCGATCGATGCAGTGATCCGGGTCATCAACAGCGAAGAGAGGCCGTCGGCGCCGCCGGTTTACCAGGTGGAGTCGTGGGCGAAGAAGAAGCGGTCGAAGCGCCCCCGCGCCGACTCCAGCTCACAGTCCGATGAGGGCGGCGACCGCCGAATGCCCACCGAGGAGGAATACCTCGCTCTCTGCCTCATGATGCTCTCCCGCGGGATCAGCGGCGGCGGATCTGGCCTCCTTCCGGGGCCGCTGGGAGGCGCCCCTCGTCGCGGCCCTGTGGCGGAGCCTGCGGCGGCGAGGACTCAGTCGTATGAGTGCTCTGTGTGCGGGAAGGCGTTCCCCTCTTACCAGGCACTCGGCGGCCACAAGACCAGCCACAGGAAACCTGCCGCCCCCGCATCCGGCGGAGACGACGCGGCCTCCGCCACGACTAGCGGATCTGGCGCAGCCGGAAGCGGCGGAAGGGTGCACGAATGCGCCGTGTGCCACAAGTCTTTCCCTTCGGGGCAAGCGCTGGGCGGCCACATGAGGTGCCACTACGAGGGCGTCATAAACGGAAgcgctgccgccgccgccgcgaaAGCGACGAAGGAGGCGTCCTCCTCCGGGGCGGCCACCAGCTCCGGAAGGAACCTAGCCTTGGATCTCAACCTGCTGCCTCTGCCCGCAACGCGGGCCGGCTGGATCAACGCGAAGAAGAAGGGGGAAGACGAAGAGGTGCTGAGCCCTCTGGCGGCGCCCTTTCCCGCCGCAAAGAAACCGCGCCTGCCTACCGCCCCCATCGTCGGCGCAGCCACaaagcaagaagaggaagaggaggtgatGAGCCCTCTGGCGTTGACCATCAAGCCGCCGATCGGCGTCGGTTCACCGTTGCCGACCGCACTAAAATTAGTCAGCTTCATCTAG